One Halodesulfurarchaeum sp. HSR-GB genomic window carries:
- a CDS encoding PAS domain S-box protein, with protein sequence MTDQIEQILKSVKARSSPELHQELETLSQEIDDLQAENEQLREAKESLQTELKETTKGTLELASEMEERYQRLFKSAHEGIYTATESLDEYDLANPAFADLLGYESGEALCEAVDSIEDDVFVDSDKYKRYADTLDAVGEINQFEYQVRTAEGETRWVSDSVKVLRDDQGGFEGYRGAVIDITEKKNQEEALKRQTNLSIVLNRVLRHNLRNDISVVRGYTQMMAEKLDDTNYGEKALKTIDSLIELSEKARVLDQLISSDANPEPADIPALVEEIATQMRQENSAATISVETPDEGVTAEVLPSFKRAIEEVVENAIKHSGDNPRVDITIEANPDDIQIRIADNGPGIEEQDASVFRSGSETPLLHGSGLGLWLTNWIVTSQGGLIDATATEEGTTLSVLVPKTPSEGAQKQLNDLVRARDQYKSAFEEAGDGMTITDDEGHILDLNNEAARIFGVDQQEMIGRPIREFLPEDFDFEAEWGEIKAAEMKRDEVEIVTGDGGICPIEYTAKSHIVPGQHLIVSRDITERKKRETSLRKKSARLEVLFENSPDMIDVLDPEGTILDVNRRLCEDLNYNKDELLGTPIWELDQQVEAEDVKTLLSDFDHGERRQFEGRYERRDGSTVPVEVHLLHLELDGKDRFIAESRDITEQKERERNLRNLRERFELAVEAAELGVWDWDMTTGEVELNEQYVEMLGYTKEEFGHHVDDWKTRIHPDDREQMEARLDVHTAGETEYFETEYRLQTAEGDWMWLQSLGKIVDRDDEGDPLRFVGIQFDISERKARERKLQETKQRLEGIIKLSPEPIWVLDTSGTVILWNEAAEDAFGYPAEETIGAQLQSLALFTDEQSSRFQERFERVVTGETITGLEVERERKDGTPVHLSISAAPLRDASDSVTGIIAAGQDITEVKEREQKIRDLNQQLHTEKQRYESLFNSIQDAILVANTDREIINCNPAFEDLFGYELEEIEGKHTKYVYESEEEYEAMGEAIEGHIGDPEFTYTVTYETKSGQTFPGETNIFYLRNPAGEIAGFIGVIRDLSEVKELTKRLNIVLAGTDSAVWGWDLENNTVHWSDTMEQLFGFYPETFEESIEAFAEYVHPEDWEKVVRDFQAAIESDGRVETEFRIRPEDGNQVWVEARGQVHESANGNRRMTGIITDITDRKKWEEELVQYEAAFKKAGDGMTITDDEARILDVNEEATQIYGVEKQKLVGRSMKDFLPDDFDFEAEWGEIQAAKMKRDEMKIVSADGGVNPVEYTAKTDIVPGQHLIISRKITSMEMTKQQKREEKLQRQNERLNEFASVVSHDLRNPLNVAKGRIAIAQEEYDSDQLDTAARSIERSFDLIEDTLTLAQDGQQVSEMQPVDVGSLIETCWKDFDTANATVAVDLDQTIQADRSRLRQLLENLIRNAVEHGGDDVVVRVGALPDGFYVEDDGPGIPEDERESVFEPGHSNTPDGTGFGLAIVRRIAEAHGWEVHVTEGADGGARFEFRDIEVVAE encoded by the coding sequence ATGACCGACCAGATTGAACAAATCCTGAAGAGCGTGAAAGCACGGAGCAGCCCAGAACTACACCAAGAACTGGAAACGCTCTCACAGGAGATAGACGATCTTCAGGCCGAAAACGAACAACTGCGTGAAGCAAAAGAATCCCTCCAAACCGAACTGAAGGAAACGACCAAGGGCACGCTCGAATTGGCGTCCGAGATGGAGGAACGGTATCAGCGGCTCTTCAAAAGTGCCCACGAAGGGATTTACACGGCGACCGAGAGTCTTGACGAGTACGACCTCGCGAATCCGGCATTTGCGGATCTGCTTGGATACGAAAGTGGGGAGGCGTTATGCGAGGCCGTCGACAGCATCGAAGACGATGTTTTTGTGGATTCTGACAAATATAAGCGGTACGCTGATACGCTGGACGCCGTCGGAGAAATCAACCAATTCGAATATCAGGTGCGCACAGCAGAGGGTGAGACCCGATGGGTTTCCGACAGTGTGAAAGTTCTCAGAGATGATCAGGGTGGTTTCGAGGGATACAGGGGCGCGGTCATTGACATCACCGAAAAGAAAAACCAAGAAGAGGCTCTCAAACGCCAGACAAACCTCAGCATCGTCCTCAATCGAGTCTTGCGACACAATTTGCGTAACGACATCTCCGTGGTTCGGGGCTATACTCAAATGATGGCTGAAAAGCTGGATGATACCAACTATGGGGAGAAAGCCCTGAAAACCATTGACAGTCTCATCGAACTCAGCGAGAAAGCCCGTGTACTAGACCAATTAATCTCCAGCGACGCCAACCCCGAACCAGCCGATATCCCGGCCCTTGTTGAGGAGATCGCCACGCAGATGAGACAGGAGAATTCCGCTGCGACAATATCAGTCGAGACGCCAGATGAAGGGGTCACGGCCGAAGTGCTTCCGAGTTTCAAACGTGCCATTGAGGAAGTCGTCGAAAATGCCATTAAGCACAGCGGTGATAACCCCCGCGTCGACATAACAATCGAGGCGAATCCCGACGATATACAGATCCGAATCGCCGACAATGGACCGGGTATCGAAGAGCAGGACGCCTCAGTTTTTCGGTCAGGATCGGAGACCCCCCTGTTGCATGGCAGTGGGTTGGGACTGTGGCTGACGAACTGGATCGTGACCAGCCAAGGGGGCCTCATCGATGCCACCGCCACAGAAGAAGGGACGACACTGTCGGTTTTAGTCCCGAAAACCCCATCAGAAGGGGCTCAAAAGCAACTGAACGATTTGGTCAGAGCCCGTGATCAGTACAAATCAGCCTTTGAAGAGGCCGGCGACGGTATGACAATCACCGATGATGAAGGCCACATTCTGGATCTGAATAACGAAGCGGCTCGAATTTTTGGAGTCGACCAACAGGAAATGATTGGTCGGCCGATACGGGAATTCCTCCCCGAGGATTTCGACTTCGAAGCCGAATGGGGTGAAATCAAAGCCGCTGAAATGAAACGCGATGAGGTGGAAATCGTTACGGGTGACGGCGGGATATGCCCCATCGAATATACTGCGAAAAGCCATATCGTCCCCGGTCAGCATCTCATTGTTAGCCGGGATATTACCGAGCGGAAAAAACGCGAAACCAGCCTCCGGAAAAAATCTGCTCGTCTCGAAGTGCTCTTCGAAAATTCGCCGGATATGATCGATGTGCTTGACCCGGAGGGTACCATTCTTGATGTAAACCGGCGGCTTTGTGAGGATTTAAACTATAATAAAGACGAGTTGCTTGGGACACCCATCTGGGAGCTTGATCAGCAGGTTGAGGCGGAGGATGTGAAAACACTGCTTTCGGATTTCGATCATGGTGAACGGCGGCAATTCGAAGGGAGGTATGAACGTCGGGATGGGTCTACGGTACCCGTTGAAGTCCACTTGCTTCATTTAGAACTCGACGGGAAAGACCGGTTTATCGCAGAGAGCAGAGATATTACGGAGCAGAAGGAGCGCGAACGTAACCTTCGTAATCTCAGGGAACGCTTCGAACTGGCGGTCGAGGCTGCTGAACTGGGAGTCTGGGACTGGGACATGACCACTGGCGAAGTCGAGCTCAACGAACAGTATGTCGAGATGCTCGGCTACACCAAGGAGGAATTCGGGCACCACGTCGATGATTGGAAAACGCGTATTCACCCCGACGACCGTGAACAGATGGAGGCTAGATTGGACGTTCACACTGCAGGCGAGACGGAATACTTTGAAACTGAGTACCGATTGCAAACGGCCGAGGGCGATTGGATGTGGCTACAGAGTTTGGGAAAAATCGTGGACCGAGACGATGAAGGGGACCCGCTTCGTTTCGTGGGAATCCAGTTTGATATCTCCGAGCGCAAAGCACGGGAGCGGAAACTCCAGGAAACCAAGCAGCGCCTCGAAGGCATCATCAAACTGTCCCCCGAACCAATCTGGGTGTTAGATACCTCGGGGACTGTCATTCTGTGGAACGAAGCTGCCGAAGACGCATTCGGATACCCAGCGGAGGAGACTATCGGAGCGCAACTACAATCCCTGGCTCTTTTCACCGACGAGCAATCTTCACGATTCCAAGAGCGGTTCGAGCGGGTGGTAACCGGTGAAACGATAACCGGCTTGGAAGTAGAACGAGAGCGAAAAGACGGGACTCCAGTACACTTGAGCATTTCGGCGGCACCGCTTCGGGACGCCTCGGACTCCGTCACTGGGATAATCGCGGCAGGCCAGGATATAACGGAAGTCAAAGAGCGCGAGCAGAAGATACGCGATCTGAACCAGCAACTCCACACAGAGAAACAGCGCTATGAGTCGCTTTTCAATAGCATACAGGATGCGATTCTGGTCGCTAATACCGACCGTGAAATCATCAATTGCAATCCGGCATTCGAAGATCTGTTCGGGTATGAACTCGAAGAAATCGAAGGCAAACACACGAAATACGTGTATGAAAGCGAGGAAGAATATGAGGCCATGGGGGAGGCGATTGAGGGACATATAGGGGATCCCGAGTTTACGTACACGGTAACCTATGAGACGAAGTCAGGCCAGACGTTCCCAGGAGAAACCAATATCTTCTATCTGCGGAATCCTGCGGGCGAAATCGCGGGTTTCATCGGTGTTATTAGGGACCTGTCAGAGGTCAAAGAACTCACCAAACGGCTCAACATCGTCCTTGCTGGAACAGATTCGGCTGTCTGGGGGTGGGATTTGGAGAACAATACGGTACACTGGTCCGACACGATGGAACAACTGTTCGGGTTTTATCCTGAGACGTTTGAGGAGAGCATCGAAGCCTTCGCCGAGTATGTCCATCCTGAAGATTGGGAGAAAGTAGTGAGAGACTTCCAAGCGGCTATCGAGTCTGACGGACGGGTAGAGACGGAGTTCCGCATCCGACCAGAGGACGGCAATCAGGTCTGGGTCGAAGCCCGTGGTCAGGTGCATGAGAGTGCCAACGGGAACAGGCGGATGACCGGTATCATTACTGATATCACAGACCGGAAAAAGTGGGAGGAGGAGTTGGTTCAGTACGAAGCTGCCTTCAAGAAAGCCGGGGATGGCATGACGATTACCGATGACGAGGCACGCATTCTGGATGTGAATGAAGAAGCCACCCAAATATACGGAGTGGAGAAACAGAAGTTGGTCGGTCGGTCGATGAAGGATTTCCTGCCGGACGATTTCGATTTCGAAGCCGAATGGGGCGAGATCCAGGCAGCCAAAATGAAACGTGATGAAATGAAGATTGTCAGTGCGGACGGGGGAGTGAATCCAGTCGAATATACGGCGAAAACCGATATCGTCCCTGGACAACATCTCATCATCAGTCGGAAAATCACTTCTATGGAGATGACAAAACAGCAAAAGCGAGAGGAAAAATTGCAGCGACAAAATGAGCGTCTCAACGAGTTTGCTAGTGTTGTCTCCCATGACCTTCGCAATCCGTTGAATGTCGCCAAAGGACGGATAGCCATTGCTCAAGAAGAGTATGATAGCGATCAATTGGATACTGCAGCGAGAAGTATTGAGCGAAGTTTCGACCTGATTGAGGATACGCTGACACTTGCCCAAGATGGCCAACAAGTAAGCGAAATGCAACCTGTTGATGTTGGCAGTCTTATCGAAACGTGCTGGAAGGATTTCGATACAGCCAACGCGACAGTTGCTGTTGATCTCGATCAAACGATACAAGCCGACAGAAGCCGCCTTCGGCAACTATTGGAGAATCTCATCCGCAACGCGGTTGAGCATGGTGGGGACGACGTGGTCGTGCGAGTGGGAGCACTCCCTGATGGGTTCTACGTGGAGGATGACGGCCCTGGCATTCCAGAAGACGAACGCGAATCGGTGTTCGAACCTGGCCATTCGAATACGCCCGACGGAACAGGCTTCGGGTTGGCGATTGTCAGGCGAATCGCCGAAGCCCATGGGTGGGAAGTGCACGTGACTGAAGGAGCAGATGGAGGGGCCCGGTTCGAGTTTAGGGATATCGAAGTTGTTGCTGAATAG
- a CDS encoding STAS domain-containing protein: MLQNSANVVRIHDILLGTFPNNPKDEIIDELQETILEAMDTSQPEGVILDVSGVELMDSFFARHISETAQLIDLMGGTTVIAGMRPEVAITAAELGYGLGNVETARSTDQALEILGVNRDPE, translated from the coding sequence ATGTTGCAAAACAGTGCCAATGTTGTTCGGATTCACGACATTCTGTTGGGGACCTTCCCCAACAATCCCAAGGACGAAATCATCGACGAGTTACAAGAAACGATCCTGGAGGCGATGGATACGTCACAGCCGGAGGGCGTTATCCTCGACGTTTCAGGAGTCGAGTTGATGGACTCGTTTTTTGCTCGCCACATATCCGAGACAGCACAATTAATCGACCTCATGGGGGGAACGACCGTCATTGCCGGGATGCGACCCGAAGTTGCGATCACCGCTGCTGAACTTGGCTATGGTCTCGGTAACGTGGAAACAGCCCGCTCAACTGACCAGGCACTGGAAATATTAGGTGTTAACCGGGACCCAGAATGA
- a CDS encoding helix-turn-helix domain-containing protein, which yields MYEVLNDTAAQVILAIERGDSIRRVAHHLHTPYETVRQAVNRLEDAGYVHYDDGLSVIDDRVRDAARELVAASASVSPPTIEEAYVLPQFGDWPFAFTRIDAVYVWTQGGYQVGRDPTDYPLFLAVREQDVDTWEAFFESFELPTGFERQPQDELGGPLQIVIDPQPSLEIEHVEGYPVIPRSETIEYMRENYAQFQSALAMLDRMYDDLELDVTYQETERAQT from the coding sequence ATGTATGAAGTTCTCAACGATACGGCGGCACAGGTCATCCTCGCTATCGAGAGGGGTGACTCCATCCGTCGAGTCGCCCACCACCTCCACACACCCTACGAGACGGTAAGACAGGCCGTCAACCGCCTCGAAGACGCTGGATACGTTCACTATGATGACGGGCTCTCTGTCATCGACGACCGCGTAAGAGATGCAGCTCGCGAGCTCGTCGCTGCCAGCGCCAGCGTTAGTCCACCAACCATTGAGGAGGCTTACGTCCTTCCACAGTTCGGTGACTGGCCATTCGCATTCACCCGCATCGACGCTGTCTACGTGTGGACACAGGGGGGCTACCAAGTCGGTCGCGACCCCACCGACTATCCGCTGTTCCTGGCCGTTCGTGAGCAGGACGTCGACACTTGGGAGGCGTTTTTCGAGTCGTTTGAACTTCCTACTGGATTCGAGCGGCAGCCCCAAGACGAACTCGGAGGTCCGTTGCAGATTGTCATCGATCCACAACCATCACTTGAAATCGAGCACGTCGAAGGCTATCCGGTGATCCCGAGATCGGAAACGATTGAATATATGCGCGAAAACTACGCCCAATTCCAATCGGCGCTCGCGATGCTCGACCGGATGTACGACGACCTGGAACTCGATGTCACTTACCAGGAGACGGAACGGGCACAAACATGA
- a CDS encoding SpoIIE family protein phosphatase, translated as MGADFTTEEEPDNVDGQEAANQIPVSIGAATRPISEGEPNGDSFVSKSWNESTLVGVIDGLGHGPRAHKASTAAREYVESHVERSLDSIFRGVDRACIGTRGVVMALAKFDWTAGTITFANVGNINVRVAGPEWTGFIVRRGVLGGNNPEVSVVTRDWQPSFTLALFSDGISTRWKWQDIRNGEPESAATLANRLLEEYGKSDDDATALVVTQTNDRPD; from the coding sequence ATGGGCGCTGACTTCACCACCGAGGAAGAACCAGACAACGTTGACGGCCAAGAAGCAGCAAACCAAATTCCAGTCTCGATTGGAGCCGCAACGAGGCCAATATCGGAGGGCGAACCAAACGGAGATTCGTTTGTCTCCAAGTCGTGGAACGAATCGACCCTTGTAGGTGTCATTGATGGCCTCGGCCATGGGCCTCGCGCCCACAAAGCGTCAACTGCTGCTCGTGAGTACGTCGAGTCCCATGTGGAGAGGTCATTAGATTCGATTTTTCGAGGAGTTGACAGGGCCTGCATCGGAACTCGCGGTGTCGTGATGGCCCTCGCAAAATTCGATTGGACGGCTGGGACGATCACGTTTGCCAACGTTGGAAATATCAACGTGAGAGTAGCCGGGCCCGAGTGGACCGGATTCATCGTTCGACGTGGCGTCCTCGGGGGAAACAATCCGGAAGTTTCTGTTGTCACTCGGGACTGGCAGCCATCGTTTACCCTTGCCTTGTTCTCCGACGGGATCTCGACCCGGTGGAAGTGGCAGGATATCCGAAACGGGGAACCGGAATCGGCCGCCACGTTGGCGAACCGATTGCTCGAAGAGTATGGCAAATCCGACGATGATGCCACGGCCCTCGTCGTCACCCAAACCAATGACCGACCAGATTGA
- a CDS encoding anti-sigma regulatory factor, with the protein MSNHTGRIEIDSEDDILKARQTAREVAEEIGLGTTDTTRIVTAVSELARNIYLYAGEGSMEWERIPEQNRNGLTFVFEDEGPGIADPEAALDGEYSTSNGMGRGLSGTQTLMDDMEIETEPGEGTTIRIRKWE; encoded by the coding sequence ATGAGCAATCACACTGGGCGTATCGAAATCGATTCCGAGGACGATATCCTCAAAGCCCGTCAGACAGCCCGTGAAGTAGCAGAAGAAATCGGCCTTGGGACGACCGATACCACCCGGATCGTGACGGCCGTTTCCGAACTCGCCAGGAATATCTATCTGTATGCCGGGGAAGGGTCGATGGAATGGGAGCGGATTCCCGAACAGAATCGGAACGGCCTCACGTTCGTTTTCGAGGACGAGGGGCCGGGAATTGCCGATCCCGAGGCTGCCCTCGATGGGGAATATTCCACCTCGAATGGCATGGGACGGGGATTGTCCGGGACCCAGACGCTTATGGACGATATGGAGATCGAGACCGAACCAGGTGAGGGGACCACTATTCGGATCAGGAAGTGGGAATGA
- a CDS encoding transposase → MKRTNTFAVRPLSDDGEQLLRDLLDASAALWNEVNYQRLMRYNDEDGFEGEDVWDANTGALDGKYKGVLGASTAQQVIRKNSEAWRAFFRLKDQYHDPENTSVTEHPEPPGFRGNEDDGRVLKGVIRKDAYTVEWGEWSRLEILVGSDLKDRYDHTGRLRLEIAGDPNWPDYEKQGRLDLWYDETDSTFRASQPVTVSDARDTPLADEKAALDIGANNLVACTTTTGEQYLYEGRELFQRFRETTREIARLQSKLEEGRYSSERIRRLYRKRTRRRDHAQEALCRDMMEQLYAEGVDTVYIGGLTDVLETHWSVETNAKTHNFWAFKQFTERLACTAEEYGISVEVRSEAWTSQECPQCGSTDRTIRHQDTLTCPCGFEGHADLTASETFLRRHTENPVRPMARPVRFEWDDHEWSESPHSHESPKEQRTDPSTVHRDGNVASGES, encoded by the coding sequence ATGAAGCGTACCAACACGTTCGCCGTGCGACCGCTCTCTGACGATGGAGAGCAACTGCTCCGGGACCTGTTGGACGCTTCCGCCGCTCTCTGGAACGAAGTCAACTATCAGCGCCTCATGCGGTACAACGACGAGGACGGCTTCGAGGGCGAGGACGTGTGGGATGCTAATACCGGCGCTCTCGATGGCAAATATAAAGGAGTTCTCGGCGCGTCCACCGCCCAACAGGTCATTCGCAAAAACAGCGAAGCCTGGCGGGCGTTCTTCCGGTTGAAAGACCAGTACCACGACCCCGAAAATACGTCGGTCACGGAACACCCGGAGCCGCCGGGATTCCGTGGCAACGAAGACGATGGCCGCGTTCTCAAAGGCGTCATCCGAAAAGACGCATACACCGTCGAATGGGGCGAGTGGTCCCGACTTGAGATACTGGTCGGGAGCGATTTGAAAGACCGATACGACCACACCGGGCGTCTCCGGCTGGAGATCGCTGGCGACCCGAATTGGCCCGACTACGAGAAACAGGGCCGATTGGACCTGTGGTACGACGAGACAGACAGCACCTTCAGAGCTTCGCAACCCGTGACTGTTTCTGATGCACGGGACACTCCACTGGCCGACGAGAAGGCCGCTCTGGATATTGGTGCGAACAATCTCGTCGCCTGTACCACGACGACCGGCGAGCAATACCTGTACGAGGGCCGCGAGTTGTTCCAGCGGTTCCGCGAGACGACGCGAGAAATCGCCCGGTTACAGTCGAAACTCGAAGAAGGCCGATACAGTAGCGAGCGTATCCGGCGGCTGTACCGCAAGCGAACCCGTCGCCGCGACCACGCCCAAGAAGCATTGTGCCGTGACATGATGGAACAACTGTACGCCGAGGGCGTGGACACGGTGTATATCGGTGGGTTGACCGACGTACTCGAAACGCACTGGTCGGTCGAAACCAACGCCAAGACCCACAACTTCTGGGCGTTCAAGCAATTCACCGAACGACTGGCGTGTACCGCCGAGGAATACGGTATTTCGGTGGAAGTCCGGTCGGAAGCGTGGACCAGCCAAGAGTGCCCGCAATGCGGTTCGACAGACCGAACGATACGGCATCAGGACACGCTCACTTGTCCCTGTGGCTTCGAGGGCCACGCTGACCTCACGGCGTCAGAAACGTTCCTGAGACGGCACACAGAGAACCCAGTCAGGCCGATGGCACGGCCCGTGCGGTTCGAGTGGGACGACCACGAATGGTCGGAGTCACCACACTCTCACGAAAGTCCCAAAGAACAGCGCACAGACCCGAGTACTGTCCACCGTGACGGGAATGTTGCCTCCGGCGAGTCTTAG
- a CDS encoding STAS domain-containing protein has product MRENIPPELLEESINSLGDLFYVFTPEGRITDWNTQFTNVTGYSDEEISELNVPALVPETERERLNEAIDTVTQDSARVTFSTELETKTGNRVPYEFQWAQIDTPERNDGAVASIGREIAEPHQEAEGQKKSYKSQELSVPIVEIWDGILLSTVIGKLSSAEAETFTEALLDRIAEKGASIAIIDITGADSVDTQTAQHLIDTIHAVKLMGGQTIITGLNPDISQTLVKLGVAFDVETRSSLQDGLKTALELQEVSID; this is encoded by the coding sequence ATGAGAGAAAATATTCCCCCCGAATTACTCGAAGAATCAATCAACTCCCTTGGGGACCTCTTCTACGTATTTACACCAGAAGGCAGGATCACCGATTGGAACACTCAATTCACAAACGTCACCGGATACTCCGATGAAGAGATTTCGGAGCTGAATGTACCCGCTCTCGTCCCCGAGACCGAGCGAGAACGGTTGAACGAAGCTATAGATACCGTGACCCAGGATTCGGCAAGGGTCACATTTTCTACGGAACTCGAAACCAAGACTGGGAATCGTGTCCCGTACGAATTCCAATGGGCCCAAATCGATACTCCGGAACGAAACGACGGTGCAGTGGCAAGCATTGGTCGGGAGATCGCTGAACCCCACCAAGAGGCAGAAGGTCAAAAGAAATCGTACAAATCCCAGGAACTCTCTGTGCCCATTGTTGAAATCTGGGATGGGATCTTGCTTTCGACGGTCATCGGCAAGTTGAGCTCCGCTGAGGCAGAAACGTTCACAGAAGCACTGCTGGACCGAATTGCCGAAAAAGGGGCTTCGATTGCAATCATCGATATTACCGGAGCTGATTCGGTCGATACGCAAACAGCCCAGCACCTTATCGACACGATTCACGCGGTCAAGCTGATGGGCGGCCAAACCATCATCACGGGGCTTAATCCGGACATCTCCCAGACACTCGTAAAACTCGGGGTCGCGTTCGATGTCGAAACGCGGTCGTCACTGCAGGACGGTCTCAAAACGGCACTCGAACTCCAGGAGGTATCTATCGACTGA
- a CDS encoding orc1/cdc6 family replication initiation protein, translating into MTSDQNTVSDSLFNSEDPIFRNKDLLKIGHVPKADRIVGRDTEISKLATRLNGAVHGYSPDNVVIYGKTGTGKSLVSKHVSSRARNAAEDGVEVGTAYIDCAEDKTETQVISSLSESLNDENQTGIEVPYTGLSTSKYYKLLWDIMDSQYNSTIIILDEIDMMQDDNVLMKLSRAEEAGKIDTSIGVVAISNKIQYVENLNERVKSSFQHKELFFKPYDANQLREIMYNREDAFHDGVLTEDVIPLAAALSAQEHGDARKAIDILRHAGEVAYEEESNKVLEEHVRQAKQHAEKGRFRELIDGAPTQAKASLLALTELDINSNKDAFMTSEVYSQYEAICKELDIDKLSVRRVRDILKEQAFLDILEIERVNMGKKGGIHLQNRLIEDSEVVRETILEDTRMDRWIDG; encoded by the coding sequence ATGACCTCCGATCAAAACACCGTTAGCGATTCTTTGTTTAATTCAGAGGATCCGATTTTTCGGAACAAGGATCTTCTAAAGATTGGGCACGTTCCCAAAGCCGATCGTATTGTGGGGCGAGATACTGAGATATCTAAATTGGCTACCCGATTAAATGGTGCTGTCCATGGATATTCACCTGATAATGTTGTTATCTATGGAAAAACCGGGACTGGAAAATCCCTTGTATCTAAACACGTTTCTTCTCGAGCTCGAAACGCAGCTGAAGATGGGGTTGAGGTAGGAACCGCGTATATCGATTGTGCCGAAGACAAAACGGAGACCCAGGTTATTTCTTCGCTTTCAGAATCTCTGAATGATGAGAATCAAACAGGAATAGAAGTTCCGTATACTGGGTTAAGCACATCGAAATATTACAAATTGCTTTGGGATATTATGGATTCACAATATAATTCTACAATCATAATTCTTGACGAGATCGATATGATGCAAGATGATAATGTGTTAATGAAATTGTCTCGAGCGGAAGAAGCGGGGAAGATCGATACTAGCATTGGTGTTGTTGCTATCAGCAACAAAATTCAATATGTAGAAAATCTCAACGAGCGGGTAAAGAGTAGTTTCCAACACAAGGAGCTATTTTTCAAACCATATGATGCCAATCAACTTCGTGAGATTATGTACAATCGAGAGGATGCGTTCCATGATGGAGTTTTAACTGAGGATGTTATTCCTCTCGCAGCTGCATTAAGCGCCCAGGAACATGGTGATGCCCGGAAAGCAATTGACATATTGCGTCATGCGGGTGAGGTTGCCTATGAGGAAGAATCAAATAAGGTCCTCGAGGAGCATGTTCGGCAGGCCAAGCAACATGCTGAAAAAGGGCGATTTCGAGAATTGATTGATGGGGCTCCGACTCAAGCTAAAGCGTCGTTGCTGGCATTGACAGAGCTTGATATAAATTCCAATAAAGATGCGTTCATGACTAGCGAAGTGTATTCACAGTATGAAGCAATTTGCAAAGAATTAGACATTGACAAACTTTCTGTTCGTCGAGTAAGAGACATCCTCAAAGAACAGGCTTTCTTGGATATTCTTGAGATAGAACGGGTGAACATGGGCAAAAAAGGCGGTATCCATTTACAAAATCGTTTGATTGAAGATTCAGAAGTTGTTCGAGAAACCATTCTCGAAGACACTCGGATGGATCGTTGGATAGACGGTTAA